In one Cronobacter dublinensis subsp. dublinensis LMG 23823 genomic region, the following are encoded:
- a CDS encoding ESA_00282 family adhesion-associated protein, with the protein MNSIFYSVITLMLLLSGVLFFMKENGDNKPANGSGAEPMPPRNKEEGEDHFSALLNAITPLWYWRVNHEYIDFTNATIKKMSFEELNATPGLFEAQRRCSNLNSAVYKYYDNLKKRCLNGELVTFSDIEVLNLRHCFHEFSQDAYPQLVAIVWPEYQRPQVDITQV; encoded by the coding sequence AGTATTTTTTATTCTGTCATTACCTTGATGCTGCTTTTAAGCGGCGTACTTTTTTTTATGAAAGAAAATGGTGACAATAAACCAGCGAACGGTTCTGGTGCAGAGCCCATGCCGCCACGCAACAAAGAAGAGGGCGAAGACCATTTCTCCGCGCTCCTTAACGCAATTACGCCGTTATGGTACTGGCGCGTTAATCATGAATATATTGATTTTACTAATGCAACCATTAAAAAAATGAGTTTTGAAGAGCTCAATGCGACGCCTGGTTTATTTGAGGCGCAACGCCGTTGCAGTAATCTTAATTCCGCGGTTTATAAATATTACGACAATTTAAAAAAACGCTGTCTGAACGGCGAGTTAGTCACTTTCTCCGATATCGAAGTCCTCAACCTGCGCCACTGCTTCCATGAGTTCAGCCAGGACGCGTACCCGCAACTGGTGGCGATCGTCTGGCCGGAGTATCAGCGCCCGCAGGTCGATATCACGCAGGTCTAA
- a CDS encoding PTS lactose/cellobiose transporter subunit IIA, translating into MMALEEAVMEIIVNAGQSRSLCFEALHAARAGNFTEAQQLLREADGYARQAHQMQTKLIEQDAGEGRQPMTLIMVHAQDHLMNSLLAREFSEELMHLYQRQ; encoded by the coding sequence ATGATGGCACTGGAAGAAGCGGTAATGGAAATCATCGTCAATGCGGGGCAGTCGCGCAGCCTCTGTTTTGAAGCGCTGCACGCCGCCCGCGCCGGGAATTTCACCGAGGCGCAGCAGCTGCTGCGCGAGGCAGACGGCTACGCCCGTCAAGCGCACCAGATGCAGACGAAGCTTATTGAGCAAGACGCCGGAGAAGGCCGCCAGCCGATGACGTTAATTATGGTGCACGCGCAGGATCATTTAATGAATTCCCTGCTGGCGCGTGAATTTTCTGAAGAGCTGATGCATTTATATCAGCGTCAGTAA
- a CDS encoding mechanosensitive ion channel family protein translates to MEYILHTNFLRLMTSLTFWGNVLLVVAVTAITYWVVNKVLALLHKRIARWAEEHNNSTAYKVFLDVLQKTRRILILFAAFLFSLQFVSLPDRLHSTISHAWFLVLALQIALWFDQSVQSWLRHSLMRPGAHRNPVTTIILGLMIRALIWAVMLLSILANAGVNITALVASLGVGGIAIALAVQTVLSDVFASLSIGFDKPFEIGDFIVFNDVSGTIEHIGLKTTRIRSLSGEQIVCANAILLQQTIHNYKRMQTRRIVFTFGVALSTPPEKLRQIGPMVKAIIEKSGDTRFDRAHFAAFDQDRLTYEVVHIINTADYNQYMDLQQEINLRIMEGLQELGVRLALPSRVIIQSDGPEEKEEDGKPQEGNPQQAHQA, encoded by the coding sequence ATGGAGTACATTCTGCACACCAATTTTTTACGGCTGATGACCTCGTTAACGTTCTGGGGAAATGTCCTGCTGGTCGTGGCGGTCACCGCCATTACTTACTGGGTCGTGAATAAAGTGCTCGCGCTGCTGCACAAGCGTATCGCCCGCTGGGCGGAGGAGCACAACAACAGCACCGCGTATAAAGTGTTTCTCGACGTGCTGCAAAAGACGCGGCGGATCCTGATTTTATTTGCGGCGTTCCTGTTCAGCCTGCAGTTTGTCAGCCTGCCTGACCGGCTACACAGCACGATTTCCCACGCCTGGTTCCTGGTGCTGGCGTTGCAAATCGCGCTGTGGTTCGATCAGTCGGTGCAGTCGTGGCTGCGCCATTCCCTGATGCGCCCCGGCGCGCACCGCAACCCGGTGACGACGATTATCCTCGGGCTAATGATCCGCGCGCTCATCTGGGCGGTCATGCTGCTGTCGATTCTCGCTAACGCCGGGGTCAACATCACGGCGCTGGTCGCAAGCCTCGGCGTCGGCGGTATCGCCATCGCGCTGGCGGTGCAGACGGTCTTAAGCGACGTTTTCGCCTCGCTTTCAATAGGCTTCGATAAGCCGTTCGAGATTGGCGATTTCATCGTCTTTAACGATGTTTCCGGCACTATCGAGCATATCGGCCTTAAAACCACGCGCATTCGCAGCCTGAGCGGCGAGCAGATTGTCTGCGCCAACGCCATTCTGCTTCAGCAAACCATCCACAACTATAAACGCATGCAGACCCGCCGCATCGTGTTTACGTTCGGCGTTGCGCTCTCCACGCCGCCTGAGAAGCTGCGCCAGATAGGCCCGATGGTGAAAGCGATCATCGAGAAGAGCGGCGACACCCGCTTCGATCGTGCTCACTTTGCCGCGTTCGACCAGGATCGCCTGACCTATGAAGTGGTGCACATCATTAATACGGCGGATTACAACCAGTACATGGATCTGCAGCAGGAGATTAACCTGCGCATTATGGAAGGGTTACAGGAGCTCGGCGTGCGCCTGGCGCTGCCAAGCCGCGTGATTATTCAGTCTGACGGGCCGGAAGAAAAAGAGGAAGACGGTAAGCCGCAGGAGGGTAATCCACAGCAAGCCCACCAGGCGTAA
- the phnO gene encoding aminoalkylphosphonate N-acetyltransferase, which translates to MPANEIRPATLDDEAHAYALICELKQATFDRSRFRDGFARLLAQPNTHLLLAWHDDEPIGLITLHLQYHLHHLRLIGEIQELVVMPKMRGTGTGKALLACAEEIARKAGAELTELSTSVKRLDAHRFYEREGYTRTHARFTKPLA; encoded by the coding sequence ATGCCTGCCAATGAAATCCGCCCCGCCACCCTTGATGACGAAGCGCACGCCTACGCGCTCATTTGCGAACTCAAACAGGCGACGTTTGACAGAAGCAGGTTTCGCGACGGTTTCGCACGTCTCCTGGCGCAACCCAATACGCACCTGCTGCTGGCCTGGCATGATGACGAACCGATCGGGCTGATCACCCTGCATCTGCAATACCACCTGCATCACTTGCGCTTGATTGGCGAAATCCAGGAGCTGGTCGTGATGCCGAAAATGCGCGGTACAGGTACTGGCAAAGCGCTTCTGGCGTGTGCCGAAGAGATTGCCCGCAAGGCCGGCGCAGAGCTGACGGAGCTTTCCACCAGCGTCAAACGCCTCGACGCGCACCGTTTTTACGAACGCGAGGGCTACACACGCACCCATGCGCGTTTTACAAAACCGCTGGCATAA
- a CDS encoding TIGR00645 family protein — protein MERFIENAMYASRWLLAPVYFGLSLALLALTVKFFQEIFHVLPNILSIAEADLILLLLSLVDMTLVGGLLVMVMFSGYENFVSQLDIHEGKEKLSWLGKMDASSLKNKVAASIVAISSIHLLRVFMDAKNVPDNKLMWYVIIHLTFVLSAFVMGYLDKISREKGY, from the coding sequence ATGGAACGCTTTATCGAAAACGCAATGTACGCTTCGCGCTGGCTGCTGGCCCCGGTTTACTTCGGGCTCTCGCTGGCCCTGCTGGCGCTCACCGTCAAATTCTTCCAAGAAATCTTCCACGTTCTGCCGAACATTTTATCGATAGCCGAGGCGGATCTTATTCTGCTGCTGCTGTCGCTGGTGGATATGACGCTGGTGGGCGGTCTGCTGGTCATGGTGATGTTTTCCGGTTACGAAAACTTCGTCTCCCAGCTGGATATTCATGAAGGTAAGGAAAAGCTAAGCTGGCTTGGCAAAATGGACGCCAGCTCGCTGAAAAATAAAGTGGCGGCGTCCATTGTCGCTATCTCGTCGATTCACCTGCTGCGCGTCTTTATGGATGCGAAGAACGTGCCGGATAATAAGCTGATGTGGTATGTGATTATCCATCTCACGTTCGTGCTATCGGCATTCGTGATGGGATATCTCGATAAAATCTCCCGCGAAAAAGGCTATTAA
- a CDS encoding carbohydrate porin, with protein sequence MTTLKKLPLTLAVIAALCPMSVLAHEYTQEQIDAMVAKAVDKALAERQAKIDAAMNKKADVITEPQSTAQTPDLAIPFGVKFTGYARYGAHYQSGDQKYVGVDGSYNGASAIGRLGNEGNGGEFQLSKAFKGGNGAIWDVNVMFDHWGDEVNLKKAYAGVTNLLESNPNAYFWAGRDFHQRPQQGINDYFWMNHDGQGAGVKNFDLGGVQLDLAVVAAVESCSPEVMEDEANPSRITCTGGSGTGDKGNYAATSKLHGMKVGPLDLELYANYGFDSKAVDRDERLKAWQGGVVLSHTNDSGVNKLIARYSDNSDNSVYNKTDDLTTVYASFEGLHKFTQQAQIEYLLAFHDYDNDRDDRDNRRNYNAIVRPMYFWNDVHSTWLEAGWQRVDYKEGGDNDGWKVTLSQNMSIAMGPEFRPMLRFYVTGGEVDNKRTARVNNTEESQLDSLNIGAMWEAWW encoded by the coding sequence ATGACTACGTTAAAAAAACTGCCCTTAACCCTGGCGGTTATCGCCGCGCTTTGCCCGATGTCTGTGCTCGCTCATGAATATACGCAGGAACAAATCGACGCCATGGTGGCAAAAGCGGTGGATAAAGCGCTGGCCGAGCGTCAGGCGAAAATCGATGCCGCAATGAACAAGAAAGCGGATGTCATCACCGAGCCGCAATCCACCGCCCAGACGCCGGATCTCGCGATCCCGTTCGGGGTAAAATTCACCGGCTACGCCCGCTACGGCGCGCATTACCAGAGCGGCGACCAGAAGTATGTCGGGGTGGACGGCTCCTATAACGGCGCGTCCGCGATTGGCCGACTCGGCAACGAAGGCAACGGCGGCGAATTCCAGCTCTCTAAAGCCTTTAAAGGCGGCAATGGCGCCATCTGGGACGTCAACGTGATGTTTGACCACTGGGGCGACGAAGTGAACCTGAAAAAAGCCTACGCGGGCGTGACCAATCTGCTCGAATCCAACCCGAACGCCTATTTCTGGGCCGGTCGTGATTTCCACCAGCGTCCGCAACAAGGCATCAACGACTACTTCTGGATGAACCACGACGGCCAGGGCGCTGGGGTGAAAAACTTCGATCTCGGCGGCGTGCAGCTCGATCTGGCGGTGGTCGCAGCCGTCGAATCCTGTAGCCCGGAAGTGATGGAAGATGAGGCCAACCCGTCGCGCATCACCTGTACCGGCGGCTCCGGCACCGGCGATAAAGGCAACTACGCGGCCACCTCGAAACTGCACGGCATGAAAGTCGGCCCGCTCGATCTGGAGCTTTACGCCAACTACGGGTTCGACTCCAAAGCGGTGGATCGCGATGAGCGCCTGAAAGCCTGGCAGGGCGGCGTGGTGCTGAGCCACACCAATGACAGCGGCGTGAACAAACTTATCGCCCGCTACTCCGATAACTCAGACAACAGCGTCTATAACAAAACCGACGATCTGACCACCGTCTACGCAAGCTTCGAAGGACTTCATAAGTTCACGCAGCAGGCGCAGATTGAGTACCTGCTGGCGTTCCACGATTACGACAACGACCGTGACGACCGCGATAACCGCCGCAACTACAACGCCATCGTGCGCCCGATGTATTTCTGGAACGACGTTCACTCTACCTGGCTCGAAGCGGGCTGGCAGCGCGTCGATTATAAAGAAGGCGGAGACAACGACGGCTGGAAAGTCACGCTCTCGCAGAATATGTCTATTGCGATGGGACCGGAATTCCGCCCGATGCTGCGCTTCTACGTGACTGGCGGCGAGGTGGACAACAAACGCACCGCGCGCGTGAACAACACCGAAGAGTCGCAGCTCGATTCGCTGAATATCGGCGCTATGTGGGAAGCCTGGTGGTAA